The nucleotide window AATAACGATCAATTCTATCAACAATAGATTATCCATTTTATTTCTTAACATAATaccaattgaaaataaaaataatgtgaACCTATTTGCAGATGATAACTAAGTAGATAAGGAATTGATagacaaattttataaaaaaatccttAAAAATTTGAAAGTGAAACGACTTTCCAACACAACAAGATTCAAACAACATACCAAAGTTAGGCTTGACTCCGAAAATTAACACTAACAATAGTTAATATATAAAAGTTAACAAAGATTAAATACAATAATGCACAAACTTAGTTTTCaggtattaaaaaaaaagagttttcaGGCATGGAAATAAATATGTAAACAATTGACGTGAATATAATCTACAGTTTTGTTAAAGAAGAAATATGTACATTATACATAAATACTAAACAgtagaatattttttaatatggaaatataatttaattttaatttttacaatCATATCGGGTTTCCATCCGAATCCGATAAACCAAAAGTTTCACGCGCGTGCGACTTAACCCATTGACACGTCTTCCGCGGACTCGTCCACCGCCACGGAATCCAACTTTCCGCCCGAAAAATCTCGACCGTCTATAATAAAGATAACAATCGCCCCAAAATAATTGGCGTCCGCACATTATATGTTCATTTGTATCGTTGGGGGATCGACGAAAAGAGGCGGCGAAGAGCACAAGAGGGACGGAGACGCCGAGCAAGGGAAAAGGCGAAGATGATCGAGGTGGTGCTGAATGATCGGCTGGGGAAGAAGGTGAGGGTGAAGTGCAACGATGACGACACCATCGGCGACCTCAAAAAGCTGGTGGCGGCGCAGACCGGCACCCGCGCCGACAAGATCCGCATCCAGAAGTGGTACAATGtctacaaggatcacatcacccTCAAGGACTACGAGATCCACGACGGCATGGGCCTCGAACTATACTACAACTAAACCTGAAGGTTCCCCCTTTCTTCGGTTCCATCTTGCTGTTGTAATTTTAGGGTTGGGGATTCGTTTCCGCTCCGTTTACGTATCAGGTTGTTGATTGTTTGATCTGAATTGAAGTACATCAAGGTGATTTTGGATAAATTTGTGTCCGATGACTCGATGATGACGAAGTTAGGGTTTCCTTGGACTAAAATTTCGTAGTGCGTAATAGGCTAGACTTTCGAAATTTTAAATCCATCACATGATTTGGTCTTTTTGCATCGACAAAAATTATGCGAGTCTGGGTCACTAGTGTACCTAAATTTTGTTCGTTTGTCTTATGTGTATGTGCTTCAGAGTGTCTCTCCTAGAGTTTCAAATTGTTGTAGCTTGTTATTCACTAGCCAGATATCCTGTTTGTTCTAAAGAGATTTTTCATCAGATACTGATGGGTGCGGAAAGAATGAAGAGAAAGTCCATCCATGTTGAATAAGTAATGTCGTTCTACAAGTCGGCAGCTCTGTGATAGTTCATAGTTTGGTTGTTTTCTGATCTTTTAGTTCCGTGTTTTTTGTTTAAGACGTTTTTGCTATATAGCTCACCGTTCATGGTTTTCTCAATGTCAATCACTGAGTGGAAGGAATTGAAATTTAATAGGATTGTGTCCCATCTGGTTGAGGTCCTCCCTTCGTCATCAACTAGAGAATTGAACTCAACTTTCTACTTCATTGCAGCAGAAGAAAACATCTGGTTAGGCTTATGTATATGGTATAAATGCCCTCTGGTTAGTAGTTACCTTCCAGAATAGCAACCACATTATCTGGCCAAAGCATAAGCTACTAGCCCCTGTTTTGCCTTTCCTAGGTTAGGATGTCAACTTTAGGGTACTGCCAAATATTGTCCCGCTTGGTCATGACGTGGCAGCCCTGGCAATGGCTAGTTGACCACAATTGAACTTCCTAATTCTTGTAGAAATTGAACTAAGTAGTCTTCTTGGCTGTTGTCCTTCTTTGGCTTGATTGGACGTTAGTCCTGCCAATCTGGAAGTCCTGATGTTTCAGACATAGGTTAGTTACTTCCATTTATTGCTGTTATTTATTTTATCCTTCTCCTGGACTCTAGTATTCTTCTTCTGACTAGAGATTTCTTCCATAGAACTGTTCAAACTAAGAGCAAGTCAAAGTATGGCTGTAATTATGCATCTTGAGGCCTCAAAAGGAGTTTCAGGGTCCCATGCTGACTGACCCATCCATAAGAAGCCACTAAAATGTCAAGTGGCCCTTATCAACGGCCAACACAGGTCGAACTCTTTGGCGGTGGTCCAGGTCTAGTTGCTTGATAGCATAATCTTTCCTCTATAGTAAAAAATGGCACTAGCTTTTCAGGTGATTAATTTTCTCAGATCTCAAGTCCATATTTGAGTTGGATTTGCACTCTAAGCACAATAAACTCAGGTCGTTTTTGACAATTTTGAGATCTGATTTCTTGGTTTGATGGTCCAAGTTAGGTTAGTCATGATCTTACTTCAAAGCCTGAGGTGTAGATTAGATTGGCTtagtttactttgagcatattatgcgAGTCAAATGCTATTAAAACAACATGAATTTGATTATTTACACTCATGTTATGTTGTAGTCGTTAATTCTATATGCGAAGTACCATAAATAAgatattatcaattatattaaggTATTTCATATGGCTGGCATTTTTCGGTTGTATAAGTTGAATTTTTGCACCCAATATCTGATGAATCCATATTTGTTCCTACCATGATCTAGATAGATTTGATCTCAATCGAATTTAATTTCTCTATTGGTTTTAAGTGAATTTAAATTTGGTTGCTCTATCTTGGTATCAAGAGAATCAGGCGTCCAGTGCTCTTGAAGCCCACCCATCATAGGGTTTCCCTCTACTGCTCATACTGACCAGAACCTCTCTTTTGTTCCTGCTAGACATCTAGCAAATTTGTCTTTCCCGTAATAGGATGATAACTTGCATGCTACACATTGTTTCAAGACTTGAAATCTGCATACAGATTGGAGGATTGGTTTCAGCATAAAGTAGATTAAGAAATcattttataaattaataaaaaaagaattaAGAAATTATAACAATAGAATTCAAATATATTCTTCTAGAATTTTagaatcataatatattttttttgttaaatatatacaatttattatttttacaaaTTATAATGTTTCATTTTTGTAAACCATCTCTATCAGATAGTTTTATTTTGCAATTTTTTTATGTTACTTTTTATAAAGATTTATTTTACGTTCCTAGCATTCATCTTCTTATTTATATTATACTTGTCAACCAAGCAAAGGTATGTTTAGTTTCTTATTTAAAGATATGTATTGTATGTCACCATGTAAATGGAGATGAATTCTtggatgatatttttcatgatcataTCCATTGAGAGTTAAAAGTGTAGAAGGAAAGTGATTGTGTTCTCAATTGAAATATTCATCAGAAATTTTTGTTTGTAGTAAAATATGTGGAAGACACTGATAGTTTCCAAGTAAAAT belongs to Musa acuminata AAA Group cultivar baxijiao chromosome BXJ3-5, Cavendish_Baxijiao_AAA, whole genome shotgun sequence and includes:
- the LOC103984953 gene encoding ubiquitin-like protein 5, producing MIEVVLNDRLGKKVRVKCNDDDTIGDLKKLVAAQTGTRADKIRIQKWYNVYKDHITLKDYEIHDGMGLELYYN